Sequence from the Thermus thermophilus HB8 genome:
CCTCTCCCCCGTGGGGATGCGCCTCTACCCCGAGGAGCCCCCGAGAACCCTCGGGGAGTGGTGGGAGATGCACCGGAGGGGAGCATGAACGAGCGTGACCTGATCCGCCACCTGGCCCACGTGGCCCACCGCTACGCCGAGATCGTGGTGGAGGGAGCTGAGCGCCACCCCCACCTGGGGCCTCTTCTCGAGGCCCTTTCCGCCGCCACGGGGGAGGAGGATCCCAGGAGCCTCCCCCCCGAGGCCTGGGAGGAGGCCCTCTGGGGCCTCCTGGTCGAGGCCATCGCCGACCGCCTCGTGGACGGTTGGGACCGGTACGGGGCCCCCAGCGCGGCCCGGGATCCCGAGGGGGAGGGGTACGTGGCCAGCGCCGAGGGGCCAGGAGAGCCCATCGTGGTTCGGGCCTCCACGAAGCGAGAGGCCTACCGGGAGGCCAGGAAGGCGTGGGTGCGGCGGCTTCTCGAGTAGGCTGGGCCCGTGCCCTGGGAGCACTATCTCCTGCCCCTCTTGGACTACCGGATCCGCGTGGAGTGGAACGTGGAGCGGGGAAGGCTCCTTTCCTGGGCGGTACAGCTGGAATGGCTGGACCCTGAGGAAGGGCGCTTCGTCTGGGTGGCCCGGTACGACACCGCAGGAGGCCTCCCACACCGGGACCGGAACCGCATCGCCCGTCATGAGCCCATGCC
This genomic interval carries:
- a CDS encoding DUF7718 family protein → MPWEHYLLPLLDYRIRVEWNVERGRLLSWAVQLEWLDPEEGRFVWVARYDTAGGLPHRDRNRIARHEPMPHLSPTSGGDLNRARDDLLARAWEYIEAYKAAKAEGREAW